Proteins found in one Alicyclobacillus cycloheptanicus genomic segment:
- the pepF gene encoding oligoendopeptidase F produces MAEPEKRGAVPTRSEIADKYKWRLEDIYPNQEAWDKEAAEVGPLVEQLTALAGHLAESAETLCKAFQLSDQINERATRLLNYAHRKKDENNANSTYQALADRAMALLIQAESARAFFVPEVLQIPEDRIRTFLEEDEGLRLYKFILEDMFRHKPHVLSAAEERLLAMAGEMAETPSEIFTMFNDADTRFPMVKDEDGSEVELTHGRYSRLMESTKRDVRKGAFEALYGTYRKHINTLAATYAANVKKDIFYARARKYNSSREAALDDDNVPTSVYDNLIAAVHEALPTLHKYMELRKRVLGLDELHMYDLYTPLVPDLKLTIPYEEAVETVKAAIQPLGEDYVKHASEGLASGWVDVFETQGKASGAYSAGVYGVHPFILLNYQERLNDMFTLAHELGHAMHSYYSSHAQPFVYAHYTIFVAEVASTCNEALLLHHLLQTTDDKMKRAYLLNHQLEGIRATLIRQTMFAEFEKLAHDYAMQGGALTPDWLMETYYGLNQTYYGAACHVDKDIEIEWARIPHFYNAFYVYKYATGISAATALSQKILEEGQPAVERYLTFLKSGGSDYPINQLKAAGVDMTSPEPVRTTLKLFGERLEEFSKLLES; encoded by the coding sequence TTGGCAGAACCTGAAAAGCGCGGTGCAGTGCCGACGCGAAGCGAGATCGCGGACAAGTACAAGTGGCGCCTGGAGGATATTTATCCGAACCAGGAAGCATGGGATAAAGAGGCGGCAGAAGTCGGGCCGTTGGTCGAGCAGTTGACGGCGCTCGCTGGGCACCTCGCCGAATCGGCCGAGACGCTGTGCAAAGCGTTTCAACTCTCCGACCAAATCAACGAGCGGGCGACGCGGTTGTTGAACTATGCGCACCGCAAGAAGGATGAAAACAACGCCAACTCGACCTACCAGGCACTGGCCGATCGCGCCATGGCCCTGCTGATTCAGGCGGAGAGCGCGCGGGCCTTCTTTGTACCGGAGGTCCTGCAGATTCCAGAAGACCGCATCCGGACATTCCTCGAGGAAGACGAGGGCCTGCGCTTATACAAGTTTATTTTGGAGGATATGTTCCGTCACAAGCCGCACGTGCTGTCTGCGGCAGAGGAGCGGTTGTTGGCGATGGCGGGTGAAATGGCGGAGACGCCGAGCGAGATCTTCACCATGTTCAACGACGCGGACACGCGCTTTCCGATGGTCAAAGACGAAGACGGCAGCGAAGTCGAGCTCACGCACGGCCGATACAGCCGCTTGATGGAGAGCACGAAGCGGGACGTGCGCAAAGGTGCCTTTGAGGCGTTGTACGGGACGTATCGGAAGCATATCAACACCCTGGCTGCGACCTACGCGGCGAATGTGAAGAAGGACATTTTCTATGCGAGAGCCCGCAAGTACAACTCCTCGCGGGAAGCGGCGTTGGATGACGACAATGTGCCGACATCGGTGTATGACAACCTCATCGCCGCAGTCCATGAAGCACTGCCGACCCTGCACAAGTACATGGAACTGCGCAAGCGGGTGCTGGGCCTGGATGAACTTCACATGTACGACCTGTACACACCGCTGGTGCCCGACCTGAAGCTGACGATTCCGTACGAAGAAGCGGTGGAGACGGTGAAGGCTGCGATTCAGCCGCTCGGCGAGGACTACGTGAAGCACGCCAGTGAAGGCCTGGCGTCCGGCTGGGTTGACGTGTTCGAAACGCAGGGTAAAGCGAGCGGCGCGTACAGCGCGGGGGTCTACGGCGTGCATCCGTTCATCCTGCTGAACTACCAGGAACGCCTGAATGACATGTTTACGCTCGCGCACGAGCTGGGTCATGCGATGCACTCGTATTACTCGAGTCACGCGCAGCCGTTTGTGTACGCGCACTACACGATCTTTGTGGCGGAAGTGGCGTCGACCTGCAACGAAGCGCTGTTGCTGCACCACCTGCTGCAGACGACGGATGACAAGATGAAACGCGCATACCTGCTGAACCACCAGCTGGAAGGCATCCGCGCGACGTTGATTCGCCAGACCATGTTCGCGGAGTTTGAAAAGCTGGCGCATGACTACGCCATGCAAGGCGGGGCCTTGACGCCAGACTGGCTGATGGAAACATATTACGGCCTGAACCAGACCTACTACGGGGCCGCCTGCCATGTCGATAAGGATATCGAGATTGAGTGGGCACGCATCCCTCATTTTTACAACGCGTTCTATGTGTATAAGTACGCGACCGGGATCTCGGCGGCAACCGCCCTCTCGCAGAAGATTCTCGAGGAAGGTCAGCCGGCGGTGGAGCGCTACCTGACGTTCCTGAAGAGCGGCGGATCGGACTATCCCATCAACCAGCTCAAAGCGGCCGGCGTCGACATGACGTCGCCGGAGCCCGTTCGTACGACGCTGAAACTGTTCGGCGAACGGCTGGAGGAGTTCAGCAAGCTCTTGGAGAGCTGA
- a CDS encoding H-type small acid-soluble spore protein: MHADRAKQIITAPSEILVTLEGDPVWIDEVDDSTNTALVHSLESGRHIRVEVDRLHES; encoded by the coding sequence ATGCACGCCGATCGCGCGAAGCAAATCATCACCGCACCGTCGGAAATTCTGGTGACCCTGGAGGGCGATCCCGTCTGGATTGACGAGGTCGACGACTCAACGAACACGGCACTTGTCCATTCGCTGGAAAGTGGCCGGCACATCCGGGTCGAAGTAGATCGCCTGCACGAATCTTAA
- a CDS encoding fumarate hydratase → MNAMQESLLQLITETSTNLPPDVRRAIKRAQLQEEFGSRAALALNTIVDNIVSAEEDVQPICQDTGMPTFIVYCPVGFNQLTLTEDIRAAVREATKLGKLRPNSVDPLTGKNSGDNLGPGTPVIHFHQWEKDDVEIRLILKGGGCENKNIQYALPTELPGLGRAGRDLDGIRKCILHAVYQAQGQGCSAGFIGVGIGGDRTTGYELAKEQLFRSLDDVNPNETLAEMEKYIMDTANHLDIGTMGFGGKVTLLGCKIGVMNRIPASFYVSVAYNCWAFRRLGIVVDPATGEIRRWLYRDSEERLDRPAAAFDEKNAIVLQAPISEEQIRSLKVGDVVIIKGEMHTGRDEIHHYLIDHDAPVDLRGGVLYHCGPVMLKDEDGNWHVKAAGPTTSSREEPYQADIIEKFGIRAIIGKGGMGAKTLAGLQKSGAVYLNAIGGAAQFYAHCVKRVKGVDFLDKFGVPEAMWHLEVDGFPAIVTMDAHGNSLHKEVADESLVKLEDLKEPVFAC, encoded by the coding sequence ATGAACGCAATGCAGGAAAGCCTGCTTCAATTGATTACCGAAACTTCAACCAACCTGCCGCCGGATGTGCGGCGTGCGATTAAGCGCGCGCAGTTGCAAGAGGAGTTTGGATCGCGCGCGGCGCTGGCGCTGAACACGATTGTCGACAACATCGTGTCAGCGGAGGAGGACGTGCAGCCGATTTGTCAGGACACCGGGATGCCGACGTTCATCGTGTACTGCCCCGTTGGATTCAACCAGTTGACGCTGACGGAAGACATCCGTGCGGCCGTCCGTGAGGCAACGAAACTCGGAAAACTGCGGCCGAACTCGGTCGATCCGCTGACCGGCAAGAACTCGGGGGACAACCTCGGTCCGGGGACGCCCGTGATTCACTTCCATCAGTGGGAGAAGGACGATGTGGAGATTCGCCTGATTCTGAAGGGCGGCGGCTGTGAGAACAAGAACATCCAGTACGCGCTGCCGACGGAACTGCCGGGACTGGGCCGGGCCGGGCGTGACCTGGACGGGATCCGCAAGTGCATCCTGCACGCTGTCTACCAGGCGCAGGGCCAAGGCTGCAGCGCGGGCTTCATCGGCGTGGGCATCGGCGGCGACCGCACCACCGGGTACGAACTGGCGAAGGAGCAACTGTTCCGCTCGCTGGACGATGTGAATCCGAACGAGACGCTGGCGGAGATGGAGAAGTATATCATGGACACCGCCAACCACCTGGACATCGGCACGATGGGATTTGGCGGCAAGGTGACGTTGTTGGGCTGCAAAATTGGCGTCATGAACCGCATCCCGGCCAGCTTCTACGTCTCGGTTGCCTACAACTGCTGGGCGTTCCGGCGGTTGGGGATTGTGGTCGATCCGGCGACGGGTGAGATTCGCCGCTGGCTGTATCGCGACTCGGAAGAGCGGCTGGACCGCCCTGCGGCCGCGTTTGATGAAAAGAACGCGATCGTGCTTCAGGCGCCAATTTCGGAGGAGCAGATTCGCAGCTTGAAAGTGGGCGACGTGGTCATCATCAAGGGTGAAATGCATACGGGACGCGACGAAATCCACCACTATTTGATCGATCACGATGCACCGGTCGACCTGCGCGGCGGCGTGCTGTACCACTGCGGACCGGTCATGTTGAAGGATGAGGACGGCAACTGGCACGTGAAGGCTGCGGGTCCCACGACGAGTTCCCGCGAAGAGCCCTATCAGGCGGATATCATCGAGAAGTTTGGGATCCGGGCCATCATCGGCAAAGGTGGTATGGGCGCCAAGACCTTGGCTGGGCTGCAGAAGTCGGGTGCGGTGTATCTGAACGCGATTGGCGGCGCGGCGCAATTCTACGCGCATTGCGTAAAACGCGTGAAGGGCGTGGACTTCCTCGACAAGTTCGGGGTGCCGGAAGCCATGTGGCACCTGGAAGTGGACGGCTTCCCGGCGATTGTCACGATGGATGCGCATGGCAACAGCCTGCACAAGGAAGTTGCAGACGAGTCCCTGGTGAAGCTAGAAGACTTGAAGGAGCCTGTGTTCGCCTGCTAG
- a CDS encoding HD-GYP domain-containing protein, with product MPQSTRTFLRIIWSVLAAVCAAIASVTVFFGALRMFRLSANSGWAAAILFFITLAAWLAALGRPIWRGIRGYKGAGGAPQETEAAIYQLVETFCLSVELKDPYTRGHSERVAAYLQLLAEKVYGELTPQDRTKFRYAGLLHDVGKLYIPEHILKKPTKLVTDEFQYIRQHPQIGADIVAKIPSLEATLPIILHHHERFDGRGYPAGLRGREIPLDARIAAVADTFDAMTSSRAYRGAMNLDAALQEIISNSGTQFDPEVVKHFVRHYDAFRRMHEELQQKTWLPTAGM from the coding sequence ATGCCCCAGTCAACACGAACCTTCCTGCGCATCATTTGGTCCGTCCTGGCCGCGGTTTGCGCCGCGATCGCCTCGGTCACTGTGTTTTTCGGCGCGCTGCGCATGTTTCGCTTGTCAGCCAACAGTGGATGGGCCGCGGCGATCTTGTTTTTCATCACGCTGGCCGCCTGGCTGGCAGCGCTCGGCCGGCCGATTTGGCGAGGCATTCGGGGATACAAAGGCGCAGGCGGCGCGCCGCAGGAAACGGAAGCAGCGATTTATCAACTGGTGGAAACCTTCTGTCTGTCGGTCGAGTTGAAGGACCCGTATACGCGGGGTCACTCCGAACGCGTGGCCGCGTACCTCCAGCTGCTTGCGGAAAAAGTATACGGCGAACTGACGCCGCAGGATCGGACGAAGTTTCGATACGCCGGTCTGCTGCATGACGTTGGCAAGCTGTACATACCCGAACACATTTTGAAGAAGCCGACCAAGCTGGTAACGGACGAGTTTCAATATATTCGCCAACATCCACAAATCGGCGCGGACATCGTGGCGAAAATCCCAAGCCTGGAAGCCACCCTTCCGATTATCCTGCACCACCACGAGCGGTTCGACGGCCGCGGGTATCCAGCAGGGCTCCGGGGACGAGAAATTCCGTTGGATGCGCGGATTGCCGCGGTGGCCGACACGTTTGATGCCATGACGTCTTCGCGCGCCTACCGGGGCGCCATGAACCTGGATGCCGCATTGCAGGAAATCATTTCAAACAGCGGTACCCAGTTCGACCCTGAAGTCGTCAAACACTTCGTACGGCATTATGACGCCTTCCGGCGCATGCACGAAGAGCTGCAGCAGAAAACCTGGCTGCCGACCGCCGGCATGTAA
- the lysA gene encoding diaminopimelate decarboxylase: MEIGPEGHLYIGGCDTTRLAATYGTPLFVYDELLLRQTIRRFHNAFQSTGAPYRVAYAGKAFCSIAMCQLVAEEGCNLDVVSGGELYTALTAGLDPALIHLHGNNKTAEELEYAVTSGIGAVIVDNFIELEMLQEVAARHQRTVDILLRVAPGVEAHTHEYISTGQQDSKFGFDMELGQAEEALRRVQSSASLHCIGLHAHIGSQIFDTQGFTAAITRMVGLYERALALGLSLSVLNIGGGYGIRYTDEDDPEPIERQIHEIVGTMRDVFTTRGLAVPEIWVEPGRSIAGPAGTTLYRIGTQKRIPGVRNYVAIDGGMTDNPRYALYGAKYEALLANRAAEEPSGVWTVAGKCCESGDVVIRDAMLPEAAYGDILAVLSTGAYNYSMASHYNRLPKPAVVFVRDGEARVVVARETWADVVRMDRPLRG; this comes from the coding sequence ATGGAAATTGGCCCGGAAGGGCACCTGTACATCGGGGGGTGCGACACCACCCGTCTGGCTGCCACGTACGGGACCCCGCTGTTTGTCTACGATGAATTACTGCTTCGTCAGACCATCCGTCGGTTTCACAACGCGTTTCAGTCAACTGGAGCGCCGTACCGGGTGGCCTATGCGGGCAAGGCGTTTTGCAGCATCGCAATGTGTCAGCTGGTGGCGGAAGAAGGGTGCAATCTGGACGTCGTCTCCGGCGGTGAACTGTATACGGCGCTGACGGCCGGGCTTGATCCGGCGTTGATTCATTTGCACGGCAACAACAAGACGGCGGAAGAACTCGAATACGCCGTTACATCCGGCATTGGCGCGGTCATCGTGGACAATTTCATTGAACTCGAGATGCTGCAGGAAGTGGCGGCGCGGCACCAGCGTACCGTCGACATCCTCCTTCGGGTGGCGCCGGGCGTGGAGGCGCACACGCATGAATACATCTCCACGGGCCAGCAGGACAGCAAGTTTGGCTTCGATATGGAGCTTGGGCAGGCTGAAGAAGCCCTGCGCCGGGTCCAATCGTCTGCCAGTCTCCACTGTATCGGCCTGCATGCACACATCGGCTCGCAGATTTTCGATACCCAAGGGTTCACGGCCGCGATTACCCGGATGGTCGGGCTCTACGAGCGCGCGCTGGCGCTAGGGCTGTCATTGTCCGTGCTGAACATCGGGGGCGGTTATGGCATTCGCTACACCGACGAAGATGACCCGGAGCCTATTGAGCGGCAAATCCATGAGATTGTCGGCACGATGCGCGACGTCTTTACGACGCGTGGACTGGCCGTGCCGGAGATTTGGGTAGAGCCAGGCCGCAGTATCGCCGGTCCGGCAGGCACGACGTTGTACCGGATCGGGACGCAAAAGCGAATTCCAGGGGTGCGGAACTACGTCGCGATCGACGGGGGCATGACGGACAACCCGCGCTACGCGCTGTACGGGGCGAAGTACGAAGCCTTGCTGGCCAACCGTGCTGCGGAGGAACCGAGCGGGGTTTGGACGGTGGCGGGCAAGTGCTGCGAGAGCGGCGATGTGGTGATTCGCGACGCTATGCTGCCGGAAGCCGCATACGGCGACATCCTGGCCGTGCTGTCCACAGGTGCTTACAACTACTCGATGGCAAGCCATTACAACCGTTTGCCGAAGCCGGCCGTCGTGTTTGTCCGCGACGGGGAAGCAAGGGTGGTTGTCGCGCGTGAAACCTGGGCCGATGTGGTCAGGATGGACAGGCCGCTGCGGGGCTAG
- a CDS encoding DMT family transporter, with protein sequence MPFLALILVSLFWGGHAVVGKAVETQLAPLPLTVWRFTMTAVCCLPLLGRAKRILQLPSRTRWQFVLASLFWSVLYPLCYYQSLRTISPLESLLLVNTAPLLAVLFGFLVLRERLTRWEGAGIAVSFAGIVTLVALQGTGHAELIGIVFALCASASFAGYTVCSRSLFQALPLFDVLLATSVLGAVLLWIWTLVTGQLDVVAGALATLNQAGWMQLMYIVLIVSTAAYALYGYGLRRLPAAVSSALTFYPQVVFAAVIEWVWLGIVPAVVTWVGAAFILGGTVLMRIRRRPSQAPSDGCGQSARAE encoded by the coding sequence ATGCCGTTCCTGGCGTTGATTTTGGTCAGTCTGTTCTGGGGCGGCCACGCGGTGGTCGGTAAGGCAGTGGAGACGCAGTTGGCTCCCTTGCCATTGACGGTTTGGCGCTTCACAATGACGGCGGTCTGCTGCTTGCCGCTGCTCGGCCGGGCCAAGCGCATTCTGCAGCTGCCGAGTCGAACCCGCTGGCAGTTCGTCCTGGCGAGCTTGTTCTGGTCGGTGCTGTACCCGCTTTGCTATTATCAATCGCTGCGTACCATCAGCCCGCTGGAAAGCCTCCTGTTGGTGAACACGGCGCCGCTGCTGGCCGTGCTCTTCGGCTTCCTGGTGCTGCGCGAGCGGCTCACACGGTGGGAGGGTGCGGGCATCGCGGTCTCGTTCGCTGGCATTGTCACCCTCGTTGCGCTGCAGGGGACAGGGCATGCGGAGCTCATCGGGATCGTGTTCGCCCTCTGTGCGTCCGCATCGTTCGCGGGCTATACGGTCTGCTCGCGGTCGCTGTTCCAGGCGCTGCCCTTGTTTGACGTGCTGTTGGCGACGTCTGTGCTCGGCGCGGTGCTGCTGTGGATTTGGACGCTGGTGACCGGGCAGCTCGATGTGGTCGCGGGGGCGCTTGCCACGTTGAATCAAGCTGGCTGGATGCAACTGATGTACATTGTGCTGATTGTGAGCACGGCCGCCTACGCGCTGTACGGCTATGGGCTGCGGAGACTGCCTGCGGCGGTGTCGTCGGCGCTCACGTTTTATCCGCAGGTGGTGTTTGCTGCTGTGATTGAGTGGGTCTGGCTCGGGATCGTCCCAGCCGTCGTCACCTGGGTGGGGGCGGCGTTCATCCTGGGCGGCACGGTGTTGATGCGGATTCGCCGTCGGCCGAGTCAGGCGCCGTCGGATGGGTGCGGTCAAAGCGCCCGGGCTGAATGA
- a CDS encoding lipopolysaccharide biosynthesis protein — protein sequence MSVSKQAVQPSGSLSKSAFFTFLYKIALSVITFGNSVLAARFLGKADRVEFQNAGTIATTGQTFVGGFTGYYAYRLPRDPEDAEAIAQMGNLAVYTLSIALWVVTLLIIRFPIPGLAIPQAWYWALLCMPFNFMFGYGTRLLQGRNAITWLNRANVLQPVIQFVIFLPLFLAGRSLPEHLRVIATYSSWLFSFALTVAATMWMAYHFLGAGKGALKWKFVQRHWRGTIGYGGWYSLSNVMNYVNYRIDLWLVLAFLPKATASDYGIAVTASEVLLNISSSVASVVFTRVTGGATKDAVRLTEVSARQTLVSCGIIAIAMYAVFPWLIVLAYGQKYQGAILPFCILLPGVIFKATSNILIQYATNTLGQPRIAIWMNGLSAVINGILCLLCLPTLGLLGGAIASSGSYVLSYLAYVYWFGRKTGRPTRELWPLRKTDYTPYVDLVRQLLSRSS from the coding sequence ATGAGCGTGTCCAAGCAGGCGGTTCAACCGTCTGGCAGTTTATCGAAAAGCGCCTTTTTTACGTTTCTATATAAAATCGCGTTATCTGTCATCACCTTCGGCAACAGCGTGCTTGCCGCGCGGTTCCTCGGCAAGGCCGATCGCGTCGAGTTTCAAAACGCCGGCACGATTGCCACCACCGGCCAGACATTCGTCGGCGGCTTTACCGGCTATTATGCTTATCGACTGCCGCGCGACCCAGAGGATGCGGAAGCCATTGCCCAGATGGGGAATTTGGCCGTCTATACGTTGAGCATTGCCCTCTGGGTGGTAACGCTGCTCATCATTCGGTTTCCAATTCCAGGCCTCGCCATCCCTCAGGCCTGGTACTGGGCGTTATTGTGTATGCCGTTCAACTTCATGTTCGGGTATGGCACCCGGCTGCTGCAGGGCCGCAACGCAATTACCTGGCTGAACCGCGCAAACGTGCTGCAGCCTGTGATTCAGTTCGTCATCTTCCTGCCCTTGTTCCTGGCAGGGCGGTCACTGCCGGAGCACTTGCGCGTCATCGCAACGTATTCGAGCTGGCTGTTCAGCTTCGCCCTCACCGTCGCGGCGACAATGTGGATGGCCTATCACTTCCTGGGCGCGGGCAAAGGCGCCCTCAAGTGGAAGTTCGTGCAGCGACACTGGCGCGGCACCATCGGCTATGGCGGCTGGTACTCCCTATCCAACGTGATGAACTATGTCAACTACCGCATCGACCTGTGGCTGGTGCTCGCATTTTTACCCAAGGCTACGGCGTCTGACTACGGCATCGCTGTGACCGCATCGGAAGTCCTGCTCAACATCTCCAGCTCCGTCGCCAGCGTCGTCTTCACGCGCGTCACCGGCGGCGCCACCAAGGACGCGGTGCGCCTGACAGAGGTCTCCGCGCGCCAGACACTCGTGTCGTGCGGTATCATCGCGATCGCGATGTACGCCGTGTTCCCCTGGCTCATCGTCCTCGCCTATGGCCAAAAGTACCAGGGGGCGATTCTCCCGTTCTGCATCCTGCTGCCCGGCGTCATTTTCAAAGCCACCAGCAACATCCTGATTCAGTACGCCACCAACACCTTGGGACAACCGCGGATTGCCATCTGGATGAACGGGCTGTCGGCGGTCATCAACGGCATCCTGTGCCTCCTGTGCCTGCCGACCCTCGGTCTGCTGGGCGGGGCAATTGCATCGTCGGGATCGTACGTGTTGTCCTACCTCGCCTACGTCTATTGGTTCGGCCGCAAGACCGGCCGGCCGACGCGCGAACTGTGGCCCCTGCGCAAAACCGACTACACCCCGTATGTCGATTTGGTGCGCCAGCTGCTGAGCCGCAGCTCGTGA
- a CDS encoding pirin family protein, translating to MISVQRAEERYAAKQDWLSSNFSFSFGPYIDPDNTRFGPMRVLNDDFIAPNRGFGAHPHSDMEVVSIVLKGWLKHQDNLGHVAVTTFGEIQRMSAGTGIVHTESNASETEELNLLQMWFEPMQRGLPPTYEVSAFDVNQLDGRLLKVVSHQPAANVAKIHQDVTIYLSRLQAGEAIPFEGNPHRKVFLFVVEGALRVNETTVLQTRDAARMEGESGLTLAADEASFFMLIDLP from the coding sequence ATGATATCCGTGCAAAGGGCGGAGGAACGTTATGCAGCCAAGCAGGATTGGCTGTCATCGAACTTTAGTTTTTCGTTTGGTCCGTACATAGATCCAGACAATACCCGATTTGGGCCCATGCGCGTGTTGAACGATGACTTCATTGCACCGAACAGAGGGTTCGGCGCGCATCCGCACAGTGATATGGAGGTTGTTTCGATTGTCCTCAAGGGTTGGTTGAAGCATCAGGACAACCTCGGCCATGTGGCGGTGACCACCTTTGGCGAGATTCAGCGTATGTCGGCTGGCACAGGCATCGTTCATACGGAATCCAACGCCTCGGAGACGGAAGAACTGAACCTGCTTCAAATGTGGTTTGAGCCCATGCAAAGAGGTCTTCCGCCGACCTACGAGGTGAGCGCGTTCGATGTGAACCAGCTGGACGGACGTTTGCTCAAGGTGGTGTCCCATCAACCCGCTGCGAACGTGGCCAAGATTCATCAGGACGTCACCATCTATCTCAGCCGTCTGCAGGCTGGCGAAGCCATCCCCTTCGAAGGAAATCCACACCGCAAGGTGTTTTTGTTCGTGGTCGAAGGCGCCCTGCGTGTCAATGAGACGACGGTGCTGCAGACGCGCGATGCCGCCCGAATGGAAGGCGAGTCTGGCTTAACACTTGCGGCGGATGAAGCGTCCTTTTTTATGTTGATTGACCTGCCGTAA
- a CDS encoding pyrimidine-nucleoside phosphorylase: MRMYEIIQKKRYGQALTKDEIRWLIEGFVNGEVPDYQMSALAMAICFRGMDAEETAELTMAMAESGHQLDWSDIPGVKVDKHSTGGVGDTTTLVLGPLVAAAGVPIAKMSGRGLGHTGGTIDKLESIPGFRTDISMEAFRRQVREIQIAIAGQTADLAPADKRLYALRDVTATVDSIPLIASSIMSKKLASGADAIVLDVKVGDGAFMKHPDDARQLAEAMVSIAKRAGRRAVAVLTRMDEPLGFAVGNALEVREAILTLRNQGPADLTELCLTLGAEMVVQGGKARTVDEARDLLRRLLENGEAIQKFKDFVAAQGGDARVADDLSLLPKASVIKSFLAPADGVVEVLRAQAIGLVAMRLGAGRAKQSDVIDPAVGLVLRRKLGQTVVQGEPLIEVHANSEEAADAAIEQLRACVEIGGRDPFDAPLVLDVVRDASPARTVNVTEQALANLMEAAREARACAYVPYSRFAVGAALQLEDGRIITGANIENASYGLTNCAERTAVFRALMENGGKPLKVRAIAVIADSDGPVAPCGACRQVLAEFCAPETPVWLGDLAGGVKPTTVEGLLPYAFGPGQMHADSASDAASPADA, translated from the coding sequence ATGCGAATGTACGAAATCATCCAGAAAAAGCGGTACGGTCAGGCGTTGACGAAAGACGAGATCCGTTGGTTGATAGAGGGTTTCGTCAACGGGGAGGTCCCGGATTATCAGATGAGCGCACTGGCCATGGCAATTTGTTTTCGGGGCATGGATGCCGAGGAGACCGCCGAACTGACGATGGCGATGGCGGAGTCCGGGCACCAGCTGGACTGGTCAGACATCCCCGGGGTGAAGGTCGACAAGCACAGTACGGGGGGCGTGGGGGACACGACCACACTCGTGCTTGGGCCCCTGGTGGCAGCGGCGGGCGTGCCCATCGCCAAAATGTCTGGCCGTGGATTAGGCCACACCGGCGGCACCATTGACAAGCTCGAATCGATTCCAGGGTTTCGGACAGATATCTCGATGGAGGCGTTCCGGCGGCAGGTGCGGGAGATTCAGATCGCGATCGCTGGACAAACCGCCGACCTGGCGCCCGCGGACAAGCGGCTCTACGCCCTGCGGGATGTGACGGCCACGGTGGATTCCATTCCGCTCATCGCCAGCTCCATCATGAGCAAGAAGCTCGCCAGCGGCGCGGATGCCATTGTGCTGGATGTGAAGGTCGGCGATGGGGCGTTCATGAAACATCCCGACGACGCACGACAACTCGCCGAGGCGATGGTGTCCATTGCGAAGCGGGCAGGGCGGCGGGCCGTCGCCGTACTGACACGCATGGACGAACCCCTCGGGTTCGCGGTGGGCAATGCACTGGAGGTGCGTGAAGCCATTCTCACCCTGCGGAACCAGGGGCCAGCAGACTTGACCGAACTGTGCCTGACGCTCGGTGCGGAAATGGTTGTGCAGGGCGGCAAGGCGAGAACGGTGGACGAGGCCAGGGATTTGCTGCGGCGCTTGCTGGAGAATGGGGAGGCCATTCAGAAATTCAAGGACTTCGTCGCTGCGCAGGGGGGCGATGCGCGGGTGGCGGATGACCTGTCGTTACTCCCTAAAGCCAGCGTTATCAAGTCCTTCCTCGCACCGGCGGACGGTGTGGTGGAGGTGTTGCGCGCACAAGCCATCGGGCTGGTGGCGATGCGGCTGGGTGCCGGGCGGGCGAAGCAGTCCGACGTGATTGACCCGGCGGTGGGCCTGGTGCTCCGGCGCAAACTGGGGCAGACGGTCGTGCAGGGGGAACCCCTCATCGAAGTGCATGCAAACTCGGAAGAAGCGGCGGATGCGGCCATCGAGCAGCTGCGGGCGTGTGTGGAAATCGGCGGGCGCGATCCGTTCGACGCACCGCTGGTGCTGGACGTGGTGCGGGACGCATCGCCGGCGCGCACCGTGAACGTGACCGAACAAGCCTTGGCCAACTTGATGGAGGCTGCGCGCGAGGCCCGGGCCTGTGCGTACGTGCCGTATTCGCGGTTTGCCGTGGGGGCGGCGCTGCAACTGGAGGACGGACGCATCATCACGGGCGCGAACATCGAAAATGCATCGTATGGGCTGACAAACTGTGCGGAGCGGACAGCCGTCTTTCGCGCGCTGATGGAAAACGGGGGAAAGCCGCTGAAAGTCCGGGCGATCGCCGTGATCGCGGACAGTGACGGGCCCGTTGCCCCGTGCGGTGCCTGCCGGCAAGTGCTGGCGGAGTTCTGCGCGCCGGAGACTCCGGTTTGGCTGGGCGACCTCGCGGGCGGCGTCAAGCCGACCACGGTGGAAGGCCTGCTCCCGTACGCGTTCGGCCCAGGCCAGATGCATGCTGACTCTGCTTCTGACGCGGCGTCGCCAGCCGACGCATAG